AATTGTTGTAGTGTATGTTCATGAGCTTCATAAGTTGCTTCGCATTATTCGCTGCATGGCCGCCAGAATTATTGTTAAACAGCACGGTCACACGTTCTGCTTGCTTTTGAAGCAGTTGCAGCATTTCTGATATTTCTTGAAGCTCTTCTTTATTATAATCATAAAGATACCGAACTTCCCTCCAATTGTGCTCATTTCCCGGATTTCTCCATCCGTGCAAATTCCGCCCGTGCAAACGAACTAATACATGTTCAGTAGATGTAGCAATCGGAACAAGCGGAATGCTACCTTCCCCAGCCTGTGGTTCATCACAAACAGAATGAATGGCACCTAGTTCCTCCAGAAATTGCAGTGTCTTCGTCTCGTATTCTGGGTAATACCAAGATTGATGGCGGAATTCGATGGCTACTGGAAACTTCTCAAAGCGTTCCAGTAAAAA
The Paenisporosarcina cavernae genome window above contains:
- a CDS encoding DUF72 domain-containing protein, which gives rise to MIHVGLTGWSDHPEVYSPSSKQNKLQDYSGNFPVVEVDTSFYAIPPKRNTYKWIEETPESFQFVVKAYQGITGHHRGELPFANEEEMFHLFEESMMPFLEVGKLAMILLQFPPWFDCKKENVDRIRFLLERFEKFPVAIEFRHQSWYYPEYETKTLQFLEELGAIHSVCDEPQAGEGSIPLVPIATSTEHVLVRLHGRNLHGWRNPGNEHNWREVRYLYDYNKEELQEISEMLQLLQKQAERVTVLFNNNSGGHAANNAKQLMKLMNIHYNNLAPKQLNLFEGDFF